The window CTGTGTTCAAGTATTATCAGAGAGGCTCCAAAATGCCTTTTAGTATTGTGGCTTGTTGCAACAATCTAATGCTGCAACTTACTTCGGGGGGAAATGCCACTGAACTGTTAGGCTGCAGAATGTTTAAGTACACAGTGCTAGCTGTTCTGTGCAAATACCATGAATGCCAAAAAGAAGCAGGAAAGTCGTTGCACTGATTCAGACATGCCTTGAGCTGATGTAACCCATTAGATGAAGCAGAGCAAGGGTCTGCCTGGCCCTATCAGGCATACTGCCGCTGGCTCCCTCATCACATACACCCATGCTGGGATGAAATGTGTGCATACAGCCTACATATGTAAAATGTGTAGGCCTAATCATGACAAATCATGCATTTGTCCTAGGTTTGATGTTCCTAGGAAGTATGCACACGTTCTGTCCCATTACACTGAATCCTTGATGGGAAGAAAGAGACCTCTGTGAAGGAACATCAGAGAACAcagtgtgggaggagggggaaatgctgcaTTGAACGTCCTTTGTTTTTTCTTGTGGATATTCTCATGCCTTCTGCTAAACGAAAAGGGTGGGCCTAGATGTGTTTTCTTCATCTAATACATTACAATGTTTGAAGTCTTTTGGAATAATTCTTCATATGCCTATTTCTGATGTTGAGGATGCTGACATCTGGAAGTATCCAAGTGTTCTCAATATGCAAGGCTTAAAATGCCCTATGGTTTCTGCTGTATTATTATGAGGCTATTTGATCATTTCAAATGTGGAAGAGAGACATTTCTAAAGCAAATGAGCATTATGGACCATGAAGATTTTGCATCACAAAGCATTTAAAGCAAGATTTTAACCAATGTTTAACTAATGTTAATAAGCCTCATGTGAAAACGCCCTATGAGTAATCACCCCATCTTTTTCCTTTCATTTTGATCAGGTATTGATTTTTTaccagatttttttctttttaatgtattgtatatattttattaaatgtGTTTGAAGAAGATTACTGTGAGTTATTTATGAAATAATCTGTTACGTTGGTGTCAGACAGTCCTACATCTATTatatactagtaggtgaggcccatcattgactgGCCATCTTGTGAAGATTACATTTTTaggcaagttcaagaaattaaacatatgtaatagaattttttatgAATGTGCTTGCAAAATCAAAGTAAAATAATAGTTTGAAATCTGtaagatttcaacttcaaacattcattttattgtataaggACCAttcatggtaaatttgaatcatagtaaatttaaaACTGAGAAAGATCATCTGCTTTTCTTGCACAtggtgtcattttggaattattgatctgtttAAAAgatgttgagaacaataacagctaAAAGATTATGTTAATTTAGAATTTCtgctaaaaaaatttaaatgtttccccaagcatattctgggataaaaagtagtgcattcagctaatttgagTGGCAGGACtgttcatgcaaaatgtggtatctgtagGTATTCAGGAAATGTGATATttagaatttcttttaaaaactacagaaaatatatttaaattccttccaagcatattctggtgtaaaaagtaatgcattccACTAATTTCAGTGTCAGAAATGTTTATACAAAATCTGgaatctgtaggtcattgggaagtttATCTTGCACAAGcgaacaaattcttcaaaatatgtaaCAGGGACATTCTGTATCCCATCATGGTCAGTTATACAGAATCAGGGTTTTTCAAAAGAATCACCCTTCTTTACTGCTTCATCTCTATTGCATAcatatattgttgtaaactgtaCATATGTCTGCACTAACTGAAATTAACAAATTGAAACCATTAACCTAGAAATACTTTATTTAAAGTAATAAAATGAAGTAATAAAGTAATGTTAAAAGCTCCCTCCTCTCCAGAAATGAGTTTCTCTTCTAAATATCAAAATAATAACTGCTCCTAGTTTAGCATTTTTGAAAATAGATTTGCTGACAAATGTTTGTCTCTCGTCTTCTTTAGCAAGCTAAAACAACAATTCCTTGAATTGTTTCAGATTGTTTTGTTATCAGTGGTGTCCATGATGTACTTCCTTTTAATGTTCAAAAAGGTCTGGAAAACATAGATACACAATGGTATTATTTCTTGTTACTTTTATTCTTATCAGTAATTCTAAACACAATGAGggtgttctcacgagcagccaagaccgggctaggacAGCTAAGTCTCAGTgacaaacctgcctagggaacctgcctcttaaacagggttaagggagcaagtgctcccttgacTCTGTTTacttgaccatgtgtcagcaccagcttcTTTCAGCCGGTGCTGACACACTAACGGGTGTCTTCCCACTGCACTCGCATTAGAATTTCCTCCTGCACGCACAttgggatgtgggggggggcCCTGGGATGATACATTCTCAGCCCCTGAACCTCCACgctccctggggcagcagcagaccatCTGGTCATGTGATGTGTGTGCCCAGACAGTCCCCAGTGATCATTTGCAGGGAAGGTGGCAGGGACGTAGCTTCTATTGGACAAGGGGGACAATTGCCGTTGCTGTCTTGCTGTTTTCACCACTATTTTCTGTTTTTGCCACCGGGAGAGCGGTGATGACAGGTGGGCTTCCCTCCACTCTACTACCGGCAGGCGTGTGGGCTTCCTTTCCTTGGAACAGTGTGCCTGCGCTGTTTGAGTATGGAGACCGTCATGTGCCATGACCGTCTCCATACTCAAACGGCGCAGAAGTGCTCTTTGGAAGAAGGGAGGCCCATGCAACAGCCAGTACTGGAGAGGGGGGAATCCAGCgagaagcctgcctgcctgcctccactgctgctctACTGGAGGCGAAGATGTGAAGTAGCGGTGGCAATCCGGAAATGGCAGCAAGGACCCCACCTCCAAGGTAATTAATAGGGATGGCCTTGCAGATGAAAGGGGTATGGTTTGGGCACTACATACGTGCTGGGGGGGCCCTGCCTAACTTTGTCCCCTAGCCACCAGAAACCTCACTATGGCCTAGAAggtgggcttctgcagccttccacGCTGCCCATGCACTGGCTCAccctcctggtcatgagaatgatgttattggctcacatactgcatAAGGCAACGTGGGGTGGTAGGAGCACTACCCAGCATGCATGTAtgtaagagaggagaggagagccggtcttgtggtagcaagcatgacttgtccccatagctaagcagggtctgccccggttgcatatgaatgggagacttgatgtgtgagcacagcaagatattcccctcaggaaatgaagctgctctaggaagagcagaaggtttcaagttcactccctgggttctccaagatagggctgagagagattcctgcctgcaagcttggagaagctgctgccagtctgtgaagacaatactgagctagatagaccaatggtctgactcagtatatggcagtttcctatgttcctatgtaagctgTATTGGAAGAGTTGCCCCACACGGCACTGCAGCATACATTTGTGCAATTGCAGTTGTGTAACAGAACTgctcattatttccagtgggtgtCCAGTTGCGCAACTGTGTTTCCAACCATGTAGAAGCCTGCGGGGGAATCAGGTGTTCATCTTTGCTAGTATAAGGAGGTATTCAGTTTTAAAAGATTCAGTCCTAGAATCTTGTATCTTCCAAGAATCTAATGGTTAAATAAATGGGTAAGAAGTGGGCTTGATTTGAGTAGTGTCTGAGTAAAATGATTTGAGAAGTTAGAACTAAATCCCAATGAATTAAATTGGTTTTACTTCCAAAGCAATTGTGTTAAGGACTGGGCTATAGATTTGCTTTAGCTCCATTTAAATTAACAGGTCTTAAGCTGTAGTTCTTTGCATACACTtcagagtaagtcccattgaaatgataAGTGGTGATCCTAAGCACATTGACTTGGAAGTCAATGCCAAAGAAATCAGTAGAATTTGTTTAGTTTCTTAAACACTTAAATTGTTTAAATGTGTTTTACACATGCTTGTGTTATTCTCTGAAGGTCACTGTAAATATACAAACCAAGTTTTTACTCCTAACACATTCATTTTCAAAACTTCTCAGTGATCAACCAGTCATCTGTGGCTGGTTGATTCATTAGCTTTTTCCTTTCCATTTGAGGATGTCATTTTTCATTAGTCCTATTCTCATGGTATGTTTAGCACTCATACGCGTGTACAGTGTCTGTGGGTACAGATCTGCATGCTGGAACTGTTATTCACATGTCACACTGAATGCAGGTATGgctgtacacttcctatttgtatcctGCATTGCTTTCCAACTTCATCATCTGAACAAACAGTAGCCCCAAATAAGAAGAAACAAGAAATAGAATGGAAGGAGAAGGAATCCTAGGTTTTTGCAAGATGTGCAAATaattttcactttaaaaataaatgacggTATGGTCATTCAGACAAAAATATGGCCCTGTGGACAGACATTTGAATACAGGtacaacttaatgtctgaatagggctaaaaagAGACATTCATTTGCCCTCAATATTCCTCAGAAAGTATGGGCAGACATTGCAATGAACATTGCCCTGCAACCTTTCTGCTTGAAATGCTGGGGCACTTAATGTTCATGCATTATGAAAGTGGGAACACTGAAAATGGATACAGAATCCCCAAGAGTGCACTGACAAGCCCCCCCCCATGATAAGCACTATATCCCTGCCTTCACACTCCATTATTAGAGTGTTTGTCTGAAAAGTGCCTCAGAGTGCTTATTATGAGAAGAATATCTCaatgagtacagcatttgtctcttcagagtgTAAAATGGAGTTAAAGAGAGCATCGGCATGAAGATGGGGCTTATATGTACAGCATCCTTGAGGAGAACAACACTTGGACAGGACTATAGTTCTGACTAAATCTGCTTACGGGTGGGTTCTCTTGTTCTCTAGAGGGTACTTCATTTCATTGTGGCACTTATAAGTTTCCATTGACCTTAAAGGCAGAAGTTGCTTGCTTAACTTTTTGCTTTCCTTTTAAGACGTCTCTTGTTTTCCTGTCGTTCCTTGTTATTCTTATCTCAGATGCTTCCTTTTCTGGTCCTGTAACAGAAACTACTGCCTTTTCCTCCCATAGCAAGTCAATTCCTTAATCATTTCTCATTTCCTTTTAAGAATAAAGCTGTTTCACGATCATTGTCAAgatttttattacttttactgGCTTGATGTGAAGCAGGGGCTCACTATGGTTCTGCACCAGAACAGAAAGCATTTTGGCTAGGAAATACCTGAAATCAATGTGTAGATAATCACACATGATTATGATGCAGGAATACATATCACTGTGTCACACAACAAAACCTGAGTACACAACTGGGAAGCTATAGTCATTGCAGCTTCCCAGATTGTGTACATTAGAGGTGTACACTGAAAAACTAATCatgttctgtttctgtttcttttcatGTGTTAGTTCTTTTCATCTTGTTCGTAGCAGTATGACAGTCACATTTGTGACAGCATGAAATCTATTCATTCTCATTATCAATGATGGTACCACATCCATTTCTGCTGCCCTTGATTTTCCAGCCACTCTGCAGTAGGGTGCACTTTCTAGAAGCATCCCATTGAGTTCCATGAGGAAACCAACTCCAATTCTCCTCATAACTTTGTTGCTTTCCAACTTCATCATCTGAACAAACAGTAGCCCCAAATAAGAAGAAACAAGAAATAGAATGGAAGGAGAAGGAATCCTAGGTTTTTGCAAGATGTGCATGTATGTTTTGCAAGTTAAAAGTGTATGTTTTGCAAGTTAAAAATACCCAGGGAAATATACTTCCTGAACAAACAACCAGGAGCAGCTTCCGAATATGTAAGAAAGATTAAATACATATCTTATTTTGGGGAGGGAGTGTTGTACTTATTCTGCAAGTAAAATGTTCCAAAGCAAGCAGCACAAAAAGTAAAATGCACAAGCTCCCAGTATGCTGGGAAAGATAGAAAACATGAGGATGCCTGGGTGCTCGTTCAGTGGGAAGTGGATTAATAAACGGTTCCAGATGAAGCCTGCTCTTTCAGTGGTTGCAATACCGTATGGGCAGGAACTGAAACCTAAGCTGAGGGAGTGAAGCAGCAAAACTTCCCTTTTGAAGCAGCAGGTCCATCCCttttcctcctccactcactgccacttccgTATTGGTGGCACTTCCCCCAGCTATCAGTGTGTGCCGGCAGCAAAGCCCTGACACCGCACCAGCATGTGAGGGCAGCTAGGGGAGAGTGCTACCAGCGCATGCTGataggtggtggggggagggagcactaCCACTACGAAAGTGGTGgtgagcagaggagaagcagggatggacctgctctcctctgtgttaaaggggctgtggaagcctcCAGTTTTAAAGGGCTTGTGCAGCAATTCAGAAGCAAATCGCATTTTGAGTACATccccaattattattattgctacagCATGTTGGGTTGTTAGCTGGACAGCAATTCTGTCTTGCTCTGGTCTGGAAGCTCTGTTATGACAATGTTTTGAAAATTCCTGGTATGATGTATTAGAACTCCTACAACAttctctttctttattattatttttacttatttacacagtcaggcaggtgttattgacgggtttgttttatccagacatcgagtccttcccaaggacctgggatggctgaattttattatcaatgttgttgttgttatagatatcatcgcagaatataggctgttcccagtaaagttgctttttgtaattggctgatggtgatttctgtggcccctatggtgttgaggtgctcttcaagttgttttggaactgcacccagggtgccagttaccactgggattattttggtctttttctgccacagcctttcaatttcaatttgtagatctttgtatttggtgatttttttctatttctttttcttctattctgctatcccctgctattgctatgtcaattattttaacttgtttttctttcttctcgactacagttatatctggtgtattgtgtggcagatgtttgtctgtttgtagtcggaagtcccataatatttttacatcttcattttctaccactttttcaatttgatggtcccaccaatctttggctacaggtagcttgtattttttgcagatgttccagtgtatcatccttgctactggaacatctgcaaaaaatgcaagctacctgtagccaattataattatttataattataacaaaataatataatataattataattataattataattcaatttctgtaccacccttcaaagggccccctgtccccagagggctcacaatctaaaaatgaacataagatatacaccagcaacggtcactggaggtactgtgctgggggtggatagggccagttactctccccctgctaaataaagagaatcaccaccttaaaaggtgcctctttgccaaggtagcagggTTTATGTATTTGAACTATATCTCCCAAACCAATCAACACAGAATTTTAATAGGAAATGGAGCTATTGTGCATtaaccccctctctcccccctcctttctttttgttCCTAGGTAAATGAGGATTTTTCTTCTCCATGGACTTTCCAGGGTCTGATAGTGGGTATCATCTCTATACTGTTCTCCAGCGCCCAGGGTGAGTCTAATATGATTAATGCAGTTATGTTTTAGACTTGGGAAAATGTTTGATAATTGGAATGAAAATCACCACTGACACAAAGTGGTACCTCATGTACAGCACCAAGTGATTGCtcttctggcttgaaacaaaacaTGTGGACATGTAAGCACATGCTCTCACCGTCTCAATGAGCATATTTCAGTTAGGATTCTCTCTTCATTTTCTTCCCCTTACTCCACCATCTGCCAGAACCATAAAATGAAGAAAATGTTATAACAAGCTATCTAAAGCCCACATTATGTTCAAAGGGGGAGATCTTGCTTGGGGTATGTGGGCGGGCTCAAATAGGGGGGATATGGATTACTTTATACCCCTTTTTCCTCTGAACTGCCCTGTGGTCATAGAGATTGCTGAGCTTAGTACTATGAAAACTACAGAGAATCTTTCTGCgactttcaaaatgtaaaataagcaacaaaatttgctacatagagagccctttctcatgactggagaaagggctcaaaaggggtgagggcAGAAGCCTCGAaacacttacctcccccacaaatgatgctctctcccttcctgagtgaGCAGATCACTCGCCCAGACGATTCCCAGTGCCTGTCGGCAGCAAGGAGTTGGGAGCAGAAGCTGAGAGGCCCCTGGaacttccacaatgcaccatatgagtgtgcagtgcattatggggagcctcccaatgccggatgggaggctactcatgtgtcagTGCCATATGGAGCCATGTGACACCGACACAAGATCTGTTAGCCCAAGTTTCGGGTGCACCCAACAGCTGGGGTACCCAACATGGCTTTGTCgctgtgctgctgccatgagCTGTGCAACTCCCAGTGATTCACATGTGCCagccaaaccaggctgggctttctagcccagttttgcctgtgtgtgtgaatagtccAGACTTTCTTCTTTAAAATTGTTAACTGAGATGGAAAGCTGTATCCTCAGctctctagagcagtgattctcaaacttgggtcctcaggtgttattggacttcagctcccgtaatcctcaagcaaaggccactgaggctggggattatgggagttgaagtccaataacacctgaggacccaagtttgagaatccctgctctagagggtgGCTCACATACTTCAGAGTGAGCCACCTGTCTAAAGAACAGATGTGCTAGCTGCTTCAGTGGCACTTTAGCCGCCCCCTCTAGTGTGACTTGTGGAGGTGAGGAGGCTCCATGCTTACTAAGGAGTGTCCTCCGACTCCTGCTGCTTGTCACATTGGGAATAATAGGGGCAGCAGCAGGCGTGCAACCACACACTCCTTAATATGCATGGagccttcccaccttcacaggcaatgcctcagaagcagcaagcatgtCTGTTGTTTAGACAGACAGCTCACTGCtcagtatgtgagccactgaaACCTGGGCACAGGTAGTTAATTCAACTGGGAAAAGTTGGTGGAttttagccttttaaaaagaaaagaaaaccatactATATAGACTTTGTGCCACTGGTGTTGCTGTTTGGGGATACCCTTGAAGAAACTGCGGCATTAGCCAAAAGTCCTGCTTCCCTAATCCTATCTAGTTTACTGGGAATTTCTCTCTCTGGACTGGTTACACCATTTTGCTGAGCTGAGGCTAAGAGATTTGTAAGGCAAGAGTGACATTTATTCATTGCAAACGTTTTGTGTTACCACAGGTAGCATAGAGCCACAAAATGAAGCAGTGGAGCTGGGTGGCAACGTTTCCTTGAGATGTGTGCTAAAAGAGACTTTGGAGGTGACTCAGGTTACATGGCAGAAAAAAATAGATGGTAACTTTGACAATATAGGAACATATGGAAAAGgaaaaaatcaaactattaataaTGGTTACAAAGGTAAAGTCAATATCAGAGTTCTGGAACTCAAGGAAACTGCTATCACATTTTGGAATGTTAGCATCCAAGAAAATGCCTGTTACAGATGCATATTTAATACACTTACAGGACCTATCTCAAAGGAACCCTGTCTGGATGTTTATGGTGAGTCTCCCTGTTTTAAAATATCTCCTGCAAAGGTTTATTTGAAGACAAAATCTATCTAATTGCAGTACTTCCCTCTCATCATTTACAAATACATTATTTTTGTGGCCTCTTCTCATTACCTGCAATAGTAGCTCAGGATGATGACATTTATGATAAAGTTTGGTTCCAGATGAGAAGGGCCTTGGCACACATGAACACCAGGGGGCCCCTGTTTATGAAGAAGACAATTTTGACTTGTAGGGAGGAAATAATTGGCAATAGCTCCTCCTCTACATCCTACCTACGCTATCAGTGAATGGGAGGAATCAGCAGCAGAGAAAGTTGTGCCTGCTCCCATCCTCTCTGCCAGTGATGTGGAGAatttggcagcaacagcaacatctCCATCCCTCAGGGTGAGGGACAGGAGGAGGAGTAACTGCCACTACTTCTGATTCCCCCATTTGCCAATGGGAAGGGCAGGAGAAGCTGCCGTGCTTATTTAGTTGCCATTGAGGGACACTCCAATTTGCAGATTAGGAATGTTGGGAGAAGGCAGCCATGGTGCAATGCTCTCAGCTGAGAAAATCATGCCACTGCTACTGCCACAATAAGTGGACGCTAAAGACTCAGTGGTTGGCCATTGGCCTTCTGATAGCCCTGGAACCCATGGGGGCAGTGCTCAACTAGGCCGATCCTTTATACTGGGCCCGTACACAATAACATTCACACTTTTGGTTTCACCTGGGAGAAACCGGATTGGCTTAGGCAACCCCCCTACTGGCAGACAgctcccctagggatgtgcacgaaccttttCGGAGGCCCATACacacctctgaacaggtttgaaagactgctggtttggccggttcgaaggcagggggtacctataagggtgggggagggtgctcttactccatgtttcctcctacctccctgccaccctgttgcctcatCGGACCGGAAGTCCCCAATGTGGGTTCGCATGTCGGCATGTgtgtacttccagtcacttccggtccaacaaggtgtcagggaggtacactgccaccccgctggacccttttaaagtgcagcaccagtggaggaaatgtggtgggaggggtaggaGCATCCTTCCCCCGTGCTTAAACATACCCCCCtctgccctcttgctgcccccccaccagtttcgtgcacatccctaatctccctCTCACCTGGCACACAATCCTATTGTTACATAATCACACGGGAGGTGGTTCACCCCTCAATGTGTGAATTAGACACCACTTTATTTagtactagtgttttcaggcccgttgcgataacgggcgctagtaggggagagtttcccccccgccccacttcctctggccttccccccccccctcgccctcccagctggccgagacttccttacccgaagcagcccgcgacagtcgggcgatctaaaatccattttttgcgaagaagagaggagctcccgaacagagctcctctctgtgctaagccaatgcccaaactgctgctatggacgcaaaggacgcctattgcgtcctttgcgtccatagcagcagtttgggcattggcttagcacagagaggagctctgttcgggagctcctctctttttcgcaaaaaattgattttagatcgcccgactgtcgcgggctgcttcgggtaaggaagtctcggccagctgggagggcggttggaggccatggcggcggccgcggaggcattcttctgggccattttggcccttaatcatttggggggggagtggggaaggagtatttgggcagctgggagggcgggagagtgggcggtggcggcggccgggcggactctgggggcgccgctgccggtccggtccgccccgcccccgccggcATGTCTCCCCGGCACTCGCCCCAAGGCACTCGCcc of the Hemicordylus capensis ecotype Gifberg chromosome 3, rHemCap1.1.pri, whole genome shotgun sequence genome contains:
- the LOC128352196 gene encoding OX-2 membrane glycoprotein-like isoform X1 yields the protein MLFKVNEDFSSPWTFQGLIVGIISILFSSAQGSIEPQNEAVELGGNVSLRCVLKETLEVTQVTWQKKIDGNFDNIGTYGKGKNQTINNGYKGKVNIRVLELKETAITFWNVSIQENACYRCIFNTLTGPISKEPCLDVYDHLRSFLHYRISDGHLNATCFATGLPRPNISWVPARGEKTENEIINPNGTLSVISSILVNTSDSQYAQDLICKVSHRGVEREFKVPMKEKAHWSPVPIVITVSILIIVIVISGTIVLCRRRHRKKRGF
- the LOC128352196 gene encoding OX-2 membrane glycoprotein-like isoform X2; protein product: MLFKVNEDFSSPWTFQGLIVGIISILFSSAQGSIEPQNEAVELGGNVSLRCVLKETLEVTQVTWQKKIDGNFDNIGTYGKGKNQTINNGYKGKVNIRVLELKETAITFWNVSIQENACYRCIFNTLTGPISKEPCLDVYDHLRSFLHYRISDGHLNATCFATGLPRPNISWVPARGEKTENEIINPNGTLSVISSILVNTSDSQYAQDLICKVSHRGVEREFKVPMKEKGF